A single region of the Variovorax paradoxus genome encodes:
- a CDS encoding cation:proton antiporter: protein MLDIAAACLVITALLAYVNHRFVGLPTTIGVMAIALLLSLAIVLLNAVGLDHGLRRYEESFVRSIDFSDVLMQGMLSLLLFAGALHVNLSELKTYRWQVGVLALVGTLASTVAVGFGMWMVLPWIGIELPLLYCLLFGALISPTDPIAVMGILKSAGAPKNLELVVAGESLFNDGIGVVIFALVLGMVTSGSVPTAGVAFELLAREAGGGLAFGFGLGYATYRLLKSVDHYQVEVLLTLAAVLGGYALASHLHISGPLAMVVTGVMIGNRGRAHAMSDTTRRYIDMFWELLDEILNAVLFVLIGMEVLLIAFSAPVLFGGATAIAVTLAARWLTVGVPVGALRGFFRLPAGSAQVLTWGGLRGGISVALALSLPAGEERDTILALTYCVVVFSILVQGLSIGKVIRRAMVSASGRN from the coding sequence ATGCTCGACATTGCTGCCGCCTGCCTGGTCATCACCGCGCTTCTGGCCTATGTGAATCACCGTTTCGTCGGGCTCCCGACGACCATCGGGGTGATGGCGATCGCGCTGCTCCTTTCGCTGGCGATCGTGCTGCTGAATGCGGTCGGCCTCGATCATGGGTTGCGCCGCTACGAAGAATCTTTCGTACGTTCGATCGACTTTTCGGACGTACTCATGCAGGGCATGCTGTCGCTCTTGCTGTTTGCGGGCGCCCTGCATGTGAACCTGAGCGAGTTGAAAACTTACCGCTGGCAAGTCGGTGTGCTGGCTCTGGTGGGTACCCTGGCCTCGACCGTGGCTGTGGGCTTCGGCATGTGGATGGTGCTCCCCTGGATCGGCATCGAACTGCCGCTGCTGTACTGCCTGCTTTTTGGTGCCCTGATATCGCCCACCGACCCGATTGCCGTCATGGGCATTCTGAAGTCCGCCGGGGCGCCCAAGAACCTTGAACTCGTGGTGGCCGGGGAGTCGCTGTTCAACGACGGCATCGGCGTGGTGATCTTTGCCTTGGTCCTCGGCATGGTGACGAGCGGCAGTGTGCCGACGGCGGGCGTGGCGTTCGAACTGCTGGCGCGCGAGGCTGGCGGCGGCCTGGCTTTCGGGTTCGGGCTCGGCTATGCGACGTACCGCCTGCTGAAGAGCGTGGACCATTACCAGGTCGAGGTGCTGCTCACGCTCGCAGCCGTGCTGGGCGGCTATGCGTTGGCGAGCCATCTCCACATCTCCGGACCGCTGGCAATGGTGGTCACCGGCGTGATGATCGGCAATCGGGGCCGGGCGCATGCCATGTCCGACACCACGCGCCGCTACATCGACATGTTCTGGGAACTGCTCGACGAAATACTCAACGCGGTGTTGTTCGTGCTGATCGGCATGGAGGTGTTGCTCATCGCATTCAGCGCGCCTGTTCTTTTCGGCGGTGCGACCGCAATCGCGGTCACGCTGGCCGCGCGATGGCTCACCGTAGGGGTTCCGGTGGGTGCGCTGCGCGGGTTCTTCCGGCTCCCCGCCGGCTCGGCGCAGGTGTTGACCTGGGGAGGGCTGCGCGGCGGCATCTCGGTAGCGCTTGCCCTTTCGTTGCCCGCGGGCGAGGAGCGCGACACGATTCTTGCGCTGACATACTGCGTGGTTGTGTTCTCGATCCTCGTTCAAGGCCTGAGCATCGGCAAGGTGATCCGGCGAGCCATGGTGTCCGCAAGCGGTCGCAATTAG
- a CDS encoding type IV pilin protein yields the protein MKKLSFSRRRNGFTLIEVMITVAIVAILASIAMPSYNRYVIRAKRSAAQAQMMEIANRQQQFLLANRSYADKTTLTASGYSLPADVAANYDYSVTLSAADAPPGFVLTFDSRGAQASDGDLTLDNQGAKTPADKW from the coding sequence ATGAAAAAGCTCTCGTTTTCGCGCCGGCGCAATGGCTTCACATTGATCGAGGTAATGATCACAGTGGCGATCGTCGCGATCCTGGCTTCCATTGCGATGCCCAGCTACAACCGCTACGTGATCCGCGCCAAGCGCTCCGCGGCCCAGGCGCAGATGATGGAGATCGCCAACCGGCAGCAGCAGTTCCTGCTGGCGAACCGCAGCTACGCCGACAAGACGACACTTACGGCCAGCGGCTATTCGCTGCCGGCGGACGTTGCCGCCAACTACGACTACTCGGTCACCCTGTCTGCGGCGGATGCTCCTCCCGGGTTTGTCCTGACCTTTGATTCGAGAGGCGCCCAGGCGTCCGACGGCGACCTCACCCTCGATAACCAAGGCGCGAAAACGCCGGCCGACAAATGGTGA
- a CDS encoding prepilin-type N-terminal cleavage/methylation domain-containing protein has product MVKPGPTAERAGKQRGATLIEVLVTLLIVAFGLFGLVGLQARLQSSEMESYQRSQALILLNDMASRIAINRRMASSYVTASPLGAGINCPTGTGSRQQIDAMEWCNALQGAAETSGNTKLGAMIGGRGCVEDLGNNEYLITVAWQGLVPIAAPPEGVACGKDAYDVAPTATTPSPQCTADRCRRTVTTLVRIGTLS; this is encoded by the coding sequence ATGGTGAAGCCGGGCCCGACCGCCGAACGCGCCGGCAAGCAACGCGGCGCCACGCTGATCGAAGTGCTGGTCACCCTGCTGATCGTTGCCTTCGGCCTGTTCGGGCTCGTGGGCCTGCAGGCGCGCCTCCAGTCGTCCGAAATGGAGTCTTACCAGCGCTCGCAGGCGCTGATCCTGCTCAATGACATGGCGAGCCGCATTGCAATCAATCGCCGCATGGCCTCCAGCTATGTCACCGCGTCGCCGCTCGGCGCCGGGATCAACTGCCCCACCGGCACGGGCTCGCGCCAGCAGATCGACGCCATGGAATGGTGCAACGCACTCCAGGGCGCAGCCGAAACCTCGGGCAACACCAAGCTTGGCGCCATGATCGGCGGGCGCGGCTGCGTGGAGGATTTGGGCAACAACGAATACCTGATCACCGTCGCCTGGCAGGGCCTCGTGCCCATTGCCGCACCGCCGGAAGGCGTGGCCTGCGGCAAGGACGCATACGACGTGGCTCCCACCGCAACAACGCCAAGCCCGCAATGCACCGCCGACAGGTGCCGCCGGACCGTGACGACACTGGTGCGCATCGGGACGCTTTCATGA